In Thermococcus gorgonarius, the genomic window CGGGCGAGAAGGGCTTCATCTTGTTGTTCATGTATTTGCCTATCAGCTCGGGCGAGGCTGTCTCGAAGCCCACCTGTATGCCCACCCAGTGGTCCGGCCCGGCATCGACTATCTCGGATATCCGCTCTATCATTCCCGGAACCGCCAGGGCCCCTGCCACCGCGCCGTGGGTCGGGTTCACGTTCCCCGTGTACCTCCTCGCGACCTCAAAGAGCTCCACAACGGCCTCTGCGTTGGGGTAGAAGTTCTTCCTGTCCTCCACCCGGTAGAGGAATATGTCCTCGCTGTGTAGCCAGGCGTGGTCTATTCCAGCGTTGACATTGAACCTTATTTCCTCCTCAATCTTCTCGATGGGTATATAGCGGGCCACCCTCAGGTTGGGCTCGCAGAAGCGGCACCCCCTGCCGCAGCCCCTCATTACCTCGACAAGCCCCTTGTAGGACGGGGCTACTATCGTTGGTATCTGCTCCACCCTCGGCCATCCCCTCACGAATACCGTCTCGTCGGCACTTCCGCTCTCTATGTCCCTGAAGATTTCGCCCGCTACGTGGTCAACTTCGCCCATCACAACGTGGTCTATTCTGAGTTTCTCCCGCTCTTCCCTTCTAAATTCGAGCTGCCATGCACCGGGTCCGCCAACGACAAACTTGAACTTCAGCCCCTTCGACTCTCGAACCCGGTTTATCCTGTTGATCAGCTCCCTGAACTTGACGCTCGTGTAGTTCCTCCACTGGCCGCCCTTCGTGAACATCATGCTGACAGGCCCGAGGCCGAGGGGGTCCATCTCGTAAAGGGCAACTATAGTGGTTTTCTCGTCAATAAACCGCTCCACAGCCCGCGGGTGGGCTACCACGACTTCATTCCGGTTGAATCCGTCTCTCAGTAGTGCCGCTTCAACTTTCCTCAGTCCGTAAGGGGCCTGACTGAGAACGCCGTTCTCATCCGGCAGCTGGGTGTCGAAGAAGCGAAAGACCCACTTTGGCAGTTTATCGTAGGGCGCACAGCCCAGAAAATCGAGCAACGGCACGTCATGGTACGTGCTCGTCAGGGTCTCGTCCGTCGTCAGGACGATGCGGGCCATTTTATCACCTCATGGGTATGAAGAAAATCTTGCATATATATGCGTTTCGGATTTCTCTAAAGTGGATTGATAAAACTAAAAACATTCCAAGTTAACACTAAAAACCATGGTAAAAAAGAGTCGAACGAGCCTACGCACGCTCAATCATCCCGTGCTTCTCCAGAATTTCAAGAACCTTCTCCATGGGCAGCGCATATCTTACGTGTCCGTTGCCTTCAACTGTTTTCGCCTGCAGGAGAGCGTTGATTATCGCCTCTTCCGTTGCCTCGGCGGTAGCTCTGAAGAGCCTGCTGAGGGAGTTATCGGGCAGGAAACTCACGAATTCGGGTTCCTTCCCCATTGGAACCGTCTGGGCTGTAGAGAAAGCTAGAACAACGTCGCCGCTTCCGTGGTAGGCGTAGCCTCCTGTTCTCGCCAACCCCACAACGGCCCTCTTTGCGAGTCTCTTCAACTGCCTCGCCGTAAGAGGAGCGTCTGTGGCAACTACCATAGAAATGCTGCCCTTTCCAGATGTACCTCTCCCGGGGTAGTCCTTCAGGTAGAGCCCAACCGGGACGCCGGCGATAGTCAAGTCCTCTCTCCTCCCGAAGTTCGCCAGGACGAGGGAAGCTACCGTGTATTCTTCGCCACCGATTTCAACGACCCTTGATGATGAGCCGATTCCACCCTTGAACTCGAAGGCGCTCATTCCGGTTCCTGCTCCAACGGAACCCTCCTCGAAGTCGAGTTTGGCGCTCTTAACGGCCTCGAAGTAGTGCTCCTCACGAACGGCCATCCTCCGAATGTCGTTCAGGTAGGAGTCGTTGCACTCCATGACAACGGGCGAGACGCTCCTTAAATCGGAATTTAGCTCGATCATGTGTCTAACCATCGCGCTCGCAACAGTATAGACACTCAGCGTATTGGTTAGGGCAATGGGCGTCTCGATGTAGCCGAGCTCATCGACCTGAACGAAGCCTATCGGTTTGGAAAAGCCGTTCATGACGAAGGTGGAGGCAAAAAGCCTCTCTCGATAGGGGTTTTTCACGGGTGGTAAAAGAACTGTAACGCCGGTTCTGATGTTCTCGCCTTCGATGAGGGTTGTGTGACCGACCCTGATGCCCAGGTCCGCTATGGAGTTCCTCTTTCCGTGCTCGTGGAGGCCAATTCTTATTCCCAGCTCTGGGGCCTTCATGGTGATCCCCAGCCTTCGTTGAAAAAGGAACCTTTTAAGACTAGCTTTAAAAATCAAGCCGGAAAAATAGGATGGGCAATGAGGACTAGCAAGCAAACTGAGAGCTCACGGATGATGACGTGAACACCCTCCGAGCCCATCAATACATTCTTCTGAGCGATCTGACCGAGAGGAGCATGAAGAGCAGCGTCATGAAGAGGAGCAACGGCAGCGAATAGAGTGGGGCTATAACGTCATAGTAGCCGAGGAGCGAATACCTAAGGGCATCGACGGAGTACGTCATCGGCGTTATCAAACCTATCGCCATGAACCACTTCGGAAAGAGCGTAAGCGAGGCTATGGCACCGCTTGTGAACATCATCGGCAGCCTTATCACGTTGAGCCAGGTCATCACGTTTATCGGGTTCTCGACGACGAGCGAGATGTAGACACCGAGGGCAGAGAAGGCGAGGTTGGCCAGGAGGATTCCGAGCAACGTCAGCGGCCAGTTCCAGACGGAGTAGACCATGAAGTACCTGACGAGGGTCAGAGTTATCGCGCTCACCATGAGGCCGAAGAGGGCTCCGACTAAAACCTTGGCAAGGATTATTTCACCGTAGCTTATTGGGGCCAGCAGAAGCCTCTCAAAGGTCTTTAACCTCCTCTCGAAGATGAGTGAGGATGCCACGAACGACGTCGTTGCGAAGAGGGCCGAGATGCTGACGAGACCCGGGGCAAGGTGGTCGATGTCGCCGAAGCGGACTATGAAAGCTAAGCTGAACACTATCGGGAACACTAGGCCCCAGCTTATCGAGCCGGGCTTGAACATGTACTCCTTGAGCTCCTTGGCGATTATTGGGACTACCTTCACAGCGGACACCCCCCACAGGCGCAGGGCTTCTCGCGATCTTCATTGTTGTCTGTAAGCTGGAGGAAGACTTCCTCTATGCTCGGAAGCTCGGTAGAGAGGTGCAGGATCCTGAAGCCGAGCTCCCTCTTGAGTTCCCAGAACTCCTCCAGAAAAGCGTCCGGGTCTTCAACGGTCACCACGAGCGTCTCTCCGTCGGGCTTCGGCGAGTATGGCTCGAGGAAGCGGAGAAACCGGTTGCTCAGAGGTTCAACGCGGAAGCGCACCTTAATGCCCTTTCCGACGAGCTTCCTCAGCTCGCTGCGCTTCCCAACAGCCACGATTTTTCCCCTGTTTATTATGGCTATCCTATGAGGCAGCGTTTCCGCCTCGGTCATGTTGTGGGTTGTGAGGAATATCGTTTTTCCTTCCTTGTTGAGGAGTTGGATCATATTTCTGACGAGGTTAGCCGACTGGACGTCTAAAGCCACCGTCGGCTCATCGAGGAAGAGAACCGGCGGCTCGTGGATTAATGCCGCCACAATGGTGGCCCTCCGCTTGTAGCCCGAGCTGAGCTTTCCGAACTTCCTCTTCGCCGGGAGGTTGAAGTCCTTTATCAGCCTTGAAACGTTCTCCATAGGAGCGTCGTAGAGTTTGGCCAAGAAGCGGAGGTTCTCCTCGACGGTCAGCTCGTCGTAGAGGTTCGAGACATCCTGGACGACGCCGATGGTTTTCTTAACGGCCTTCTTCTCCTTCTTCACGTCGTATCCGTTGACGTAGGCCTCCCCGCTGGTTATCGATGTGAGTGTTGAGAGCATCCTGACGGTTGTCGTCTTCCCGGCGCCGTTCGGCCCGAGAAAGCCGAATATCTCCCCCTGCTTTACTTCGAAGCTTATCCCATCGACTGCCGTGAAGTCCCCGTAGCGCTTGGTGAGGTTCTTTGCTTCTATTACAACATTCACTCTCTCATCTCCCTCCAGGCGAAGAGACCCGCTATCAGGACGGCGAGTATTATTCCTCCAGCAACGAGCGGGTTTCCAAGGCCCCTCTTGCCGGTTTTTTCCGTCGTGGTTTCAACCGGGTTGGAAGTTCCACCGAGAATCGCAAAGTCGACCGTGCCTTCACACATCTCCTTTCCGTGAACCCTATGAGTCACAGCTAAATAGCGGGCGTCCTTTGAAATGGCCACCCGCTCAACGGTCTCGTTGGGATAATAGTCCCAGAGGACGTTCCCGTCGGGCCCTATGAAGAGGGCATCGTCACCACCGGCCACGATGGTGTAGCCCCTCGCCGTGTCCACATCAAAGGCCTCTAGGAAGAAGGGGACGGAGTAAACCTCGTTCCCGTTTTTGTCGAGGAGCACTATCCTATCGAGCGCACCTGCAACGGCAACGTTCTCACCGTCGAAGCCGATCTTCATAACCTTTCCGTCGAAGTGCTTTCCCCAGAGCTCGTTCCCGCTCCAGTCGAGGGCCACAACCTCGCTCCACGACTCGTCGCTGGAGAGTATGAGGGCAACTATCATGTCCTTTGATCCGTAGACATTCCTTACCTGGCCATCGAAGTGCTTTGAGAACAGCTCGGAGCCATCGAGACCAAGGGCCACGAGGTCGCCGTTATCGTTGCCCGCGAGGACCTTATCTCCAAAGAGATCGACGGTCCACACAAAAGCCCCCGTATCGTGCTTCCACTTCAGCTTCTGGTTCTCAAAGAAGTAAACGTTCCCATCGCCGCTTCCGGCAACGGCGTATCTGCCATCGGGCGAGATGTCAACGGCCCACACGACGTCGCCGGTTTTGTACTCCGCGGTTAGTCCCTTTCCAGGCTCAAAGAACTGCACCCAGTTTCCGTCGGTTCCTATGATCAAGGTATCGCTGTCACTCAGTGCCGCGGAGTAGGCGAACCCCCTAACGGGGGCACGGAGGAGTCTCTCGCCGTTTTTGTTCAGGATTATGGCATAGTAGCCGAAGCCCAAGCCAAGATCTCCGTTGTTATTGAAGGCAACGGAAAACACTATGCAGTCGTCGTGGTAGTGCCACGCCCAAGTGGGCTGAGCAGAAACGGGGATGAGTACAGTGGCAAAGAGAAGCGCGAGTACAGCCGTGACTAACTTTTTCATTCTATTACACCAGGAAGGTACTACGTGGTGTCTCTTAAATTATTATCGGTTTGTGTGGGTTCTTGGGGGATAGTGTCCTGAAACAGTTTTTTAAGATAACATCGAACTTAGATATCGGTGTTCGATATGATAAGGCGCGTAATCTTGGGCTTTATGGGGATTCACGTCCTCCACCACGCCAGCAGGGAGGGAGTGACTGGGAAGTTTATGATGGAAGAGCTCAGAAAACACAGCTACAACGTCAGTCCCGGAACGATCTACCCCCTCCTCCACAGAATGGAGGCGATGGGCCTCCTGGAGAGCAGGTTTGAGGTCAGAAACGGGAAGCGTGTACGGGTGTACACTATCACCCCCGAAGGTAGTAGGCTTCTCGGCGAGGCCAGGAAGATGGTTAAAGAGCTCTGCAACGAGGTGTTGGGGGAGTGAAAATGGGTCAAAGAGATAAGAAGGTCTTCGGAATCAGCTGGAACGTCTTCGTCCTCGGCCTTGTAAGCTTCCTCAACGACATGAGCAGCGAGATGATAAACCCGGTGATCCCGAAGTACCTGACCGACGTTCTGGGAACTGGTGAACTCTTGGGCGGAACCCTGATGGGTGCCATAGAGAGCCTCAGCTCACTGTTCAAGGTGGCCTTTGGGTACATCAGCGACCGGTTCAGGCGGAGAAAGGTCTTCATCTTTGCCGGCTACACCCTCTCGACCTTCTCAAAGGGTGCCCTGGCGTTTACAAAGCACTGGTGGGACTTCTTAAGCTTGAGGGTTCTCGACCGCGTCGGGAAGGGGATTAGAACGGCCCCTAGGGATGCCCTCATAGCGGAATCTTCCGAGAAGGGGAAGACTGGGAAGTCGTTTGGCTTCCACAGGATGATGGACACCATGGGGGCAGTAGCTGGCCCGCTGGTTGGCATAGGACTGCTCTACCTCATGCGCGGGATTGAAATCGAGAGGGCCTACCGCTACCTCTTCTTGGCTGCTGCGGTTCCGGGTCTCCTTTCCCTCCTGATAATCGTTCTCCTCGTTAAGGACAGGGGAAGAGAGGTCAGAAAGAAGATAGCCGGGGTCTCAGCGCTGAAAAGCCGGAACCTTCGCCTGTTCCTCCTAGTGATAGCGGTGGGTGCCCTCGGCAGGTACAGCTACGCCTTCACCCTCTGGAAGGCTGGAGAGCTGGGCTACTCCCTCAAAGGTGAGATGGCCTTCTACGCGCTCTTCAACCTCATGTACGCCCTCTCGGCTTACCCGATAGGGGTTTACTCTGACAGGGTGGGCAAGAAGAGGCTCATTACGGCCGGCTTTCTGATTTCGGCGTTGGCATCGCTGGCGTTTGCCTACGCCCGGGGATTTGGAACCCTTGTCTTAGCGTTCCTCCTCTACGGGATCTACATAGCGATTGAAGACACCATTCCAAGGGCGTACATGGCTGACCTCGCAAAGGACTTCGAGAAGGGCACTGTGATAGGGGCCTACCACACGGTCTTCGGGATCTTCGTCTTTCCTGCCTCTGTGATAGCGGGCTGGCTCTGGCAGAGCTATTCCCTGACTTACTCCTTCCTCTACGCGGCGTTGATGAACCTTCTCGCTTTTGTCATGATGTTCTTGATCAGGGATAAAAACTGACGTATGTTCAAAAATTCTTCCCTTTTCTCCAATTTTTTCGTCGGAAAGACTAAAAAGGTTCCCGGCTATTTTTCGCCGGGTGAGGGATTTGAAAATTCTCATACTCGGGACAGGGGGCACGATAGCGAGCGCAAAAACTGAGAGGGGATACAAAGCCTCACTGAGCGTAGACGAGATTCTCAAAATTGCCGGGATCAAAAAAAGAGATGGAGTCAAGCTAGAAAGTAGGGACATCCTTAACCTGGACAGTACCTTACTTCAGCCCGAGGACTGGAAAACAATAGGTAAAGCCGTCTTCGAGGCCTTTGGTGAGTACGACGGGGTGGTAATAACCCACGGAACCGACACTCTCGCTTATACCTCCTCGGCTCTGAGCTTCATGATAAGGAACCCACCGGTTCCGGTGGTTCTCACGGGTTCTATGCTCCCGATAACCGAGCCGGAAAGCGACGCGCCGAGAAACCTCAGAACGGCCTTAACCTTTGCCGAAAAGGGCTTTCCGGGCATATACGTGGCCTTTATGGATAAAATCATGCTTGGAACGAGGGTTTCGAAGGTTCATTCCACTGGCCTAAACGCCTTCCAGAGTGTGAACTATCCCGATATAGCCTACGTCAAGGAGGGAAAACTTCTCGTAAGGCACAGGCCTCCGCTCCCCACGGGTGAGCCTGAGTTCGATCCCGACATCGACCCCAACGTCGCCCACCTTCGACTCACCCCAGGTCTCTCTCCGGAAGTTTTTCTGGCGGTAGCGAATAATGTCCACGGAATAATTCTTGAGGGCTATGGTGCCGGAGGGATTCCTTACAGGGGAAGGGATCTCCTTTCTGCGGTAGAAAATGTTAGCGGGAAAAAGCCTGTGGTCATGACTACTCAGGCACTCTACGGCGGTGTGGATCTCACGAGGTATGAGGTTGGAAGACGGGCTTTAGAAGCCGGTGTAATTCCTGCCGGGGACATGACAAAGGAGGCAACGCTTGTGAAGCTCATGTGGGCCCTTGGGCACACGAGAGACGTTGCCGAGATAAGGGAAATAATGGGGAAAAACCTAGCGGGAGAAGTGAGGGAGGTTTAGCTGCCTTCAAGCTTTTTAATTTCCTCGTCCCCTATGAGGAGTGGCCTGCTTGACTCGATCACGTAGCTCAGCTCCCAGACCACTTCGCCCCTGTTCATGAGCCTGGCGTATTTTCTGGCCTTTTCTTCGGCCTCCTCCAGGGAAGAGGCCTCGACGATCCTCCTCACGTACCACTTTCTGTCGCCGTAACGGAGCTTGAACTCGGCCATGTACATTTCCATCACCCTCTAAACCCTCGATCCAGGTCTTAAAAACCGTTCTGCTTTTTTGTTAAACACAAACGTTTGACTGGACAAAGGTTATTAGGCAAAGAATGAAAACTCAAACGGTGATTGCAATGGGCGTTAAGGATCACAAGGAAACGGCTCCCAAAAAGTTCAGGTTTGCAGTTATAACCATCAGCGATACGGCCAGCAGAGGGGAAAAGGAAGACGCAAGCGGAAAGTTTCTGGTTGAAGAGCTCGAGAGGGCCGGTCATGAGAAGGTGCTCTACAAAATCGTTCCGGACGAGAAAATGGAAATAGTAGGAGCCATCGTGGATGCCTTCCACGCTGGAGCTGACGTGGTGGTAACGTCGGGGGGCACGGGGATAACAAGCAGAGATATAACTATAGAGAGCGTTAGACCGCTCTTCGATAAGGAGCTGTCCTTTGGGGAGATCTTCCGGCTGGCCAGCTACGAGGAAATAGGTACGGCGGCGATAATGACAAGGGCAACAGGGGGAATAATAAGGAGTTCCGGAAAGGTTATGGCGGTGTTCTGCCTTCCAGGTAGCCTCGGAGCGGCTAAGACGGGGATAAAGATTATCCTCAACGAGGCCGGCCACGTTCTGAAGCACGGGAGGGAGTGAGATGAGGGAATTTAAGCGCCTCACGCCATACCGGGAAGCCCTTAGAATGATGCTTGAGGACATAGAGGAAATACCGGACGTTGAAGAAGTACCTCTGGATCGGGCTTTGGGGAGGGTTCTTGCCGAAGACGTGGTTTCCCCGATCGACAGCCCGCCCTTCAACAGGGCGGCGGTTGATGGGTACGCGGTTAGGGCAGAGGACACCTTTCCGGCCAGAGAATACAACCCGGTAGAGCTCAGAGTTATAGATGAGGTACCGGCTGGGGGAGAG contains:
- a CDS encoding B12-binding domain-containing radical SAM protein, encoding MARIVLTTDETLTSTYHDVPLLDFLGCAPYDKLPKWVFRFFDTQLPDENGVLSQAPYGLRKVEAALLRDGFNRNEVVVAHPRAVERFIDEKTTIVALYEMDPLGLGPVSMMFTKGGQWRNYTSVKFRELINRINRVRESKGLKFKFVVGGPGAWQLEFRREEREKLRIDHVVMGEVDHVAGEIFRDIESGSADETVFVRGWPRVEQIPTIVAPSYKGLVEVMRGCGRGCRFCEPNLRVARYIPIEKIEEEIRFNVNAGIDHAWLHSEDIFLYRVEDRKNFYPNAEAVVELFEVARRYTGNVNPTHGAVAGALAVPGMIERISEIVDAGPDHWVGIQVGFETASPELIGKYMNNKMKPFSPEEWPWVLLNGTYVFNKNYWFPAYTTILGLPGDTDEYEIMTARLIITMEKELEEKLGNRAHFTVTPLAFVPMGLLKDQEFYKIDDMITYGQFLHLYYAWKHMMREVTGGLPAVMKNNPFLIPFYPLARLGTRIVIRQIEKWGKSKGYEVKRLEPLEGLRIEVDEHRWYSKPALAEAY
- a CDS encoding DmpA family aminopeptidase: MKAPELGIRIGLHEHGKRNSIADLGIRVGHTTLIEGENIRTGVTVLLPPVKNPYRERLFASTFVMNGFSKPIGFVQVDELGYIETPIALTNTLSVYTVASAMVRHMIELNSDLRSVSPVVMECNDSYLNDIRRMAVREEHYFEAVKSAKLDFEEGSVGAGTGMSAFEFKGGIGSSSRVVEIGGEEYTVASLVLANFGRREDLTIAGVPVGLYLKDYPGRGTSGKGSISMVVATDAPLTARQLKRLAKRAVVGLARTGGYAYHGSGDVVLAFSTAQTVPMGKEPEFVSFLPDNSLSRLFRATAEATEEAIINALLQAKTVEGNGHVRYALPMEKVLEILEKHGMIERA
- a CDS encoding ABC transporter permease — encoded protein: MKVVPIIAKELKEYMFKPGSISWGLVFPIVFSLAFIVRFGDIDHLAPGLVSISALFATTSFVASSLIFERRLKTFERLLLAPISYGEIILAKVLVGALFGLMVSAITLTLVRYFMVYSVWNWPLTLLGILLANLAFSALGVYISLVVENPINVMTWLNVIRLPMMFTSGAIASLTLFPKWFMAIGLITPMTYSVDALRYSLLGYYDVIAPLYSLPLLLFMTLLFMLLSVRSLRRMY
- a CDS encoding ABC transporter ATP-binding protein — encoded protein: MNVVIEAKNLTKRYGDFTAVDGISFEVKQGEIFGFLGPNGAGKTTTVRMLSTLTSITSGEAYVNGYDVKKEKKAVKKTIGVVQDVSNLYDELTVEENLRFLAKLYDAPMENVSRLIKDFNLPAKRKFGKLSSGYKRRATIVAALIHEPPVLFLDEPTVALDVQSANLVRNMIQLLNKEGKTIFLTTHNMTEAETLPHRIAIINRGKIVAVGKRSELRKLVGKGIKVRFRVEPLSNRFLRFLEPYSPKPDGETLVVTVEDPDAFLEEFWELKRELGFRILHLSTELPSIEEVFLQLTDNNEDREKPCACGGCPL
- a CDS encoding WD40 repeat domain-containing protein, with the protein product MKKLVTAVLALLFATVLIPVSAQPTWAWHYHDDCIVFSVAFNNNGDLGLGFGYYAIILNKNGERLLRAPVRGFAYSAALSDSDTLIIGTDGNWVQFFEPGKGLTAEYKTGDVVWAVDISPDGRYAVAGSGDGNVYFFENQKLKWKHDTGAFVWTVDLFGDKVLAGNDNGDLVALGLDGSELFSKHFDGQVRNVYGSKDMIVALILSSDESWSEVVALDWSGNELWGKHFDGKVMKIGFDGENVAVAGALDRIVLLDKNGNEVYSVPFFLEAFDVDTARGYTIVAGGDDALFIGPDGNVLWDYYPNETVERVAISKDARYLAVTHRVHGKEMCEGTVDFAILGGTSNPVETTTEKTGKRGLGNPLVAGGIILAVLIAGLFAWREMRE
- a CDS encoding PadR family transcriptional regulator, whose product is MIRRVILGFMGIHVLHHASREGVTGKFMMEELRKHSYNVSPGTIYPLLHRMEAMGLLESRFEVRNGKRVRVYTITPEGSRLLGEARKMVKELCNEVLGE
- a CDS encoding MFS transporter codes for the protein MGQRDKKVFGISWNVFVLGLVSFLNDMSSEMINPVIPKYLTDVLGTGELLGGTLMGAIESLSSLFKVAFGYISDRFRRRKVFIFAGYTLSTFSKGALAFTKHWWDFLSLRVLDRVGKGIRTAPRDALIAESSEKGKTGKSFGFHRMMDTMGAVAGPLVGIGLLYLMRGIEIERAYRYLFLAAAVPGLLSLLIIVLLVKDRGREVRKKIAGVSALKSRNLRLFLLVIAVGALGRYSYAFTLWKAGELGYSLKGEMAFYALFNLMYALSAYPIGVYSDRVGKKRLITAGFLISALASLAFAYARGFGTLVLAFLLYGIYIAIEDTIPRAYMADLAKDFEKGTVIGAYHTVFGIFVFPASVIAGWLWQSYSLTYSFLYAALMNLLAFVMMFLIRDKN
- a CDS encoding asparaginase, yielding MKILILGTGGTIASAKTERGYKASLSVDEILKIAGIKKRDGVKLESRDILNLDSTLLQPEDWKTIGKAVFEAFGEYDGVVITHGTDTLAYTSSALSFMIRNPPVPVVLTGSMLPITEPESDAPRNLRTALTFAEKGFPGIYVAFMDKIMLGTRVSKVHSTGLNAFQSVNYPDIAYVKEGKLLVRHRPPLPTGEPEFDPDIDPNVAHLRLTPGLSPEVFLAVANNVHGIILEGYGAGGIPYRGRDLLSAVENVSGKKPVVMTTQALYGGVDLTRYEVGRRALEAGVIPAGDMTKEATLVKLMWALGHTRDVAEIREIMGKNLAGEVREV
- a CDS encoding MogA/MoaB family molybdenum cofactor biosynthesis protein — translated: MGVKDHKETAPKKFRFAVITISDTASRGEKEDASGKFLVEELERAGHEKVLYKIVPDEKMEIVGAIVDAFHAGADVVVTSGGTGITSRDITIESVRPLFDKELSFGEIFRLASYEEIGTAAIMTRATGGIIRSSGKVMAVFCLPGSLGAAKTGIKIILNEAGHVLKHGRE